The DNA segment CGCTCGCGGACCCCAACGACGTGTTCAACAACGCCCGTCAGTGGACGGAGTACGTCGGCGTCGTCAGCGAGAAGCCGACGTACGTCGTCACCAACTTCACCCGCAAACACCGCGTCCGTCAGGACTTCTTCTCGGGCCCGCGCGGCGTCGAGGAGAGCCTGGAGAACATCGCCGGCCAGTTCGACACGGACCGGCACGTCTTCGTCGGCGTCGACGACGGGGACGCGGCGGTCGCCGAGGCCACCGGCTGGGAGTTCCTCCACGTGGAGGACGCGGCCGAGGCCGCGGGATGGATCCTCGCGGCGGACGAGCCGGATGAGGAGGAGGCGCCCGAGGAGTCGTCGCGCGACGACTGGCCCTAGGCCGGTCCGATAGCGCGCGAACCGGGCGACCGCCGCGTCCGGGGGGCGGAGGTGGTGGTGTTTTCACCGTCGCCGGGAAACGTGGTGCCATGAGCGACGCGCACGACCACGGCGAGGACGGAGCGGACCACGGACAGGACGGCGACAGCGGGGAGGACGGCGGCCACGGCCACGAGCACCATCACGACGACGGTGGCCACGACCACCACGGCGACCACGGCGACCACGGCGGCCACGACGGCCACGACCATCACCACCACGACGCCGAGTCGGTCGCGATCGCGGTCGTGACGGTGTCGTCCTCGCGGTCGCTCGACGAGGACCCCTCCGGCGACCACGTCGCCGCCGCGTTCGAGGACGCCGGCCACGAGGTGGCCGTCCGCGAGCTGGTCCCCGACGAGTACGACAGCGTGCAGGGGACCGTCGACCGGCTGGCGCGCCGCAAGGACACCGACGTCGTCGTGACCACCGGCGGCACCGGCGTGACGCCGGACGACGTGACGCCGGAGGCGGTCGACGGCCTCTTCGCGAAGCGGCTCCCCGGCTTCGGCGAGCTGTTCCGCCGGCGCTCGGAGGCCGAGATCGGGACCCGGACCATCGGATCGCGCGCGACCGCCGGGGTCGTCTCCGCCACGCCCGTCTTCTGTCTCCCCGGCTCCGAGAACGCGGTCCGGCTCGGCGTCGACGAGATCATCCTCCCGGAGGTCGGCCACCTCGTCGGGCTCGCCGGGCGCGGCGCGGACGAGACCGAGGAAGAGGAGACCGCGGAAGGAAAGGAAGCGGAGGACGGCGGCGAGTCGGCTGACGGCGACGAGACGGACGACACCCCTCGCTAGACCGATTCGAGGAAGTTCCGGATCAGGTCGTGGCCCGCCGCGGTCAACACGCTCTCCGGGTGGAACTGCACCGCCTCGATCGGGTGCTCGCGGTGGCGGATCCCCATCACGATCTCGTCGCCGTCGTGGTCCGTCGTCGCCGTCACGGCGAAGACGTCGGGGACCTCGGTGGCGGCGAGCGAGTGGTACCGGCCGGCGCGGAACCCCTGGTCGAGCCCGGCGAACACGCCCTCGCCGTCGTGCTCGACCGGGAACGCCTTGCCGTGGATCGGCTCCGGCGCGTGGCCGACGGTCCCGCCGTACTCGTACACGGCGGCCTCCAGGCCGAGACAGACGCCGAGCGTCGGGACCTCGGGCGAGAGCTCCCGGAGCACGTCGGTCGTCACGCCCACGTCGCGCTCGTTCTTCGGGTGACCGGGGCCGGGGCTGATGATCACCGCGTCCGGGTCGGCGTCCCGGACCGCCGCCAGCGACGCCGTGTTCTTGAACACCTCGACGTCTATCGGCTCCGTCGCTCCGCTCGCGCCGCCCTCGCCGCCGAGCGTCTGGTCGGAGACGTACTCGACGAGGTTGTACGTGAACGAGTCGAAGTTGTCGACGACGACGACCCTCATTCGTCGACCTCCGTGCCGGCGGGGAGGGGGTCGTCCGAGGGCGACTCCTCGTCCCGGATCCGGTCGATCGCGGCCAGGACCCCGTCCATCTTCTGTTCGGTCTCCTCGTACTCGGCGGCGGGGTCGGAGTCGGCGACGAGGCCGGCGCCGGCCCGGACGGTCACCGCGGTCTCGTCCGGGTCGCTCGCGTCCGACGGCGACTCGTCGAGCGTCGCGGTCCGGATGACGATGGCGAAGTCGGCGTCGCCGGTCCACGCGTAGTAGCCGACGCCGCCGCCGTACGCCTCTCGGGGGGTCGTCTCCAGGTCCTCGATGATCTCCATCGCGCGCACCTTCGGCGCGCCCGTGAGCGTGCCCGCGGGGAACGTCGCGCGCGTCGCGTCGAACGCGTCGGCGTCGCCCGCCAGCGTCCCCGTCACGGTCGACTCGATGTGCTGGACGTGGCTGTACTTCAACACGTTCATGAACTCCTCGACGCGGACCGACCCCGCTTCCGAGACGCGCCGGACGTCGTTGCGCGCGAGGTCGACGAGCATCGTGTGTTCGGCGCGCTCCTTCGCGTCGGCGAGCATCTCGCCGGCGAGCCGGCGGTCCTCGACCGGGCTCGTCCCCCGTGGACAGGTGCCCGCGATGGGGTTCGAGACGATCCGGTCGCCCTGCACCGACACGAGCGTTTCCGGGCTCGCGCCGACGATGCTCCGGTCGTCGTGGCGCAGCACGTACATGTACGGCGAGGGGTTCACCTCGCGGAGCGCCGCGTACAGCCCGAGCGAGTCGACCTCGCCGCGGAGCTCCCGGCTCCGCGAGATCACGCCTTGGTAGATGTCGCCGTCGAGGACGTGGCGCTTGGCGGTCCGGACCGCCTCCTCGTACTCCTCTCGCGGCCCGGCCGACTCCGACTTGACCCGAATCCCGTCGGTCTCCGGCGGCGCGGCCTCGCGCAGTTCGGCGCTCACCCGCTCCGCCTCGGCGACGAGGTCGTCGTAGACGGCCGCGGGGTCGTCGTCGACGCCGATCACCGGGGTGAAGACGAGCTCGGCGCTGTCCTCCTTCTCGTCGAAGACGACCGTGCGGGTCGTCAGCGCGAACTCGGCGTCGGGGAACTCGGTCGCGGGGCGCTCGACGCCGACCTCCTCTAACCAGAGGTCGTAGACCGCCTCGTACGCGAGGAAACCGACGAACCCGCCCGAGAGGATCTGCCGGTCGGTGTCGGGGAACCCGCGCAGGCTCACGTCGGGGAACGCCGCCCGGATCCGGTCGACCGCGTCGCCCGCGTCGGGGCCGATCTCTCTCTCAGATCCGTCTCCGACGAACTCCGCCGCGGGCCCGAGCCGGGTCACGTCGGTACGGTCGGGGTGGACCGAGACGATCGCCTCGGGGTCGTAGCCGACGAACGAGTAGCGGGCGTGCCGGTCCGCCTTGCCGCCCGACGTGAACGCGCCGTCCGGATCGCTGGAGGCGACCTTCTCGCCGGACTCCAGGAGGAAGCCGTACGGCCCCTCGCCGACGAGCGTCGCGTACGCCGCGAGCGGGGTCACGTCAGCGTCGAGCGTCGCGGACGCCCGGACGACGACCGGCTTCTCCGCGTCGGCCGCGAGCTCGACGAACGCGGCCTTCGAGCGGTCGAGCGGGGTTCCCTCGTCGCTCATGCGAGCTCCATCTCCCGGCCCGCGTTGGCGACGAAGCGGGCCACCGCGTTGTGGTCCTTCCGCCCGTCCGACAGTTCGACGCCGGAGGCGACGTCGACGGCGTACGGGTCGGCGACGCGGACCGCCTCGGCGACGTTGTCGGCCGTGAGCCCGCCCGCGAGGACGACCGGCGACGTGAGCCGGTCCGCCAGCTCCCCCGTCTTCGCCCAGTCGTGGGTCTCGCCGGTGCCGCCGGCGCCCGAGTCGTCGGTCGAGTCGATCACGAGCGCGTCGGCGACCGCGTCGAACTCCTCCGCGCGGGCCGGGTCGTGGGCGTCGACCGCGAGCAGCACCTTCCGCTCGGTCTCGGCCCGGACGAACCGGATCTCGTCGGCGGTCCACTCCCCGTGGAGCTGGAGCGCGTCGGGGCCGATCGTCCGGACCAGCTCGACCGCGCGCTCGGCCGAGTCGGGCATCGTGACGAGCGTCGCGGTGACGAACGGCGGGACGTCCGCGAGCAGTTCCGCCGCCGTCGCGGGGTCGACCTCGCGCGCGGAGTCGACCGGCACCTCAGATATCACGCCGACCGCGTCGGCGCCGGCGTCGATCGCGGCCCGGAGGTCCGCGCCGTCCGTGAGCCCGCAGATCTTCACCCGGGCCATCAGTCGTCGTCCTCCGGGTCCGCGGTCCGCGACGGGGCGGCCCTCTCCGCCGAGCCCTCGTCGTCCCCGCACAGCGCCGCGAACTTCTCGGCGGCGGCGCCGGAGTCGATCGCCTCGGCGGCGCGCTCGACGCCCGCCGCGAGCGTGTCGGCCTCGCCGGCGACGTAGATCGCCGCGCCGGCGTTCGCTAAGATCAGGTCGCGCTTCGGCCCCGTGACGGAGCCGTCGACGATCCCCCGCAGGTCGGCCGCGTTCTCCTCGGGCGTCCCGCCCGAGACGTCTTCGATCGGCGCGCGGTCGAGTCCGAGGTCCTCCGGCGTAATGGTGAACTCGGTCACCTCGTCGCCGACGACCTCCGCGGCGACCGTCTCGTCGTGGATCCCGATCTCGTCCATCCCCGCGCCGTGGACCACCAGCGCGTGCTCGACGGGCATGTGCGCGAGCGACCGGGCGATCGTGCCCACGAGCTCCGGGTCGTAGACGCCGAGCACCTGCGCGTCGGCGCCGGCGGGGTTGGTGAGCGGGCCGAGCACGTTGAAGATCGTCCGCATCCCGAGCTCCTTGCGCGGGCCGATGACGGCCTTCATCGCCGGGTGGAAGACGGGCGCGAGCATGAACCCGATCCCGTCGGCCTCGATGGCGTCCTCGACCGCCGGGGGCTCGGCCTCGACGTCGGCGCCAGCGACCTCCAGCACGTCGGCGCTCCCGGACGAGGAGGAGACGGAGTAGTTGCCGTGCTTGGCGATCGGGACGCCCGCGCCCGCGGCGACGATGGCGGCGGTCGTCGAGACGTTGATCGTGTCGTAGTCGTCGCCGCCCGTCCCGCAGGTGTCGACGAGCGGCTCGCGGTCCGGCTCGATCGTCCGGGCGGCGTCGCGCATCCCCTGCGCGAAGCCGGCGATCTCGGCCTCGGTCTCGCCCTTCGCCCGGAGGGCGGCGAGGAGGGCGCCGATCTGCGCCTCCGTGGCCTCCTCGAAGACCAGCCGCGCGGCCTCGCGCGACTCCTCGACAGTCAGATCCGCCCCGTCCGTCACGCGTTCGACCGTGTCGTTGATATCCATAGTGTTCACCGATGTATTACTTCGCGTTGTGATGTACAAGTCTGTACACCGGTTTAACGCTGTCGGCGCGATGTCACTCGGTCACGCGGGGCACGGAAGGAACGGGGCGAGGCCGCTAAGCGGGTCAGTCGTCCGCGACGGTGGGAGCGACCCGCTCCTCCGGGTCGGCCGGCGTCTCCGGCTCGGTCGCGGTCGGCGTCTCCGGTTCGACCGGCGTCCCCGACTCGCTCGCGGTCGGTTCCGACGTCGATACCCAGCTCAGGTCGCGGTCGTACTCGAACGCGCGGTGCTCTTTGGTGGGGTCGACGACCGTCAGCGAGAGCCAGCCGTTGTCCAGCAGCTCGGTCACCTCGCCGTGGTCGGCGAGGACCTCGGTGACGCGGTCGACCGGCGCGTGGACGACCGTCGAGAGGCGGAGCGGCTGGTGGTACGGCTCGTCGGCGGCGGCCATGAGGGACTGGCGGGGGAGCCCGGTCATCAGGTCGCCGCCGTTGCCCTGGTAGACGCCGACGTTGCCGACGGGGTTCTGCGTCGCCTTCGACCCGCTTCCGTACACCGCGTTGTCGACCGTCGAGAAGTAGTACTGGGCGTTGATCCACTGGGTAACGACCATCGGCCCCGCGAGGATCGCCTCGAGCGCGTCGCCGTCGGGGTCGGTCGACCAGTCGTACGAGTGAAGGAACGCGCGGCCGTCGAGGTCGAGGTCGCTCGTCAGCTCGCGCGGCCCGACGACGAAGCCGGCGTTGCCCGCCAGCCCCCACTCGGGACGCGTCTCGGCCCAGTCGCCGGCGCGGCGCTCGGTCTCGTCGACCCCCGCCGCGGGGTCGGCGCCCATCGATTCGGCGCGCTCGGCGGTCGCGCTCTCGCGGGCGGCGTCGAGGTCCGCGCGCAGTTCCGCGAGGTCCTCCGCGTGGCTCTCGGGGACGTCGCCGTAGATCTCGACCTCGTCGGTCGTCGTGTTGTGCTCGCCGGCGAGGAAGACGGTGTCGTCCGGGACCTCGAAGCCGCGCTCGCGCAGCTCCGCCTGCACGTCGGGGTCGGCGCAGATCGCCGCGAGGACGCGGGCGTTCGGCCCGCCGGGGTTGCCGGCGCACGCGCCGCAGTCGAGGCTCGAGCCGTAGGGGTTGTTGGTCGTCTCGCTCGCGTGCCCGGTGAACACCACGAGGCGGCCGAACTCCTCCCAGCCCATCAGCTCGAAGGCGGTCGCGGCGTACTCGACCTTCTCCTCGTGAGTCAGTCCGATCGGGAGGTCGCCGGCGTAGGCGTGCTGGTGGTGGACGGTCTGCTCGCAGAACTCGCGGTCGTCGGGCACCGCGTCGGCGGCGGCCCCCAGCAGGTCGCGGACGCGGCTCGGCACCAGCGTGCGGGCCGCGAGCGCCAGCCCGTACCCGCTTCCGGCGCTCTCGACGAAGCCGAAGGCGCTGGCGGGGTTCGTCTTCAGCTTCTTCGCGACCTCGCCCGCGACCTCGCGGACGCTCGACCGCCGGTCGCGGCGCGCCTGCGTCTCCACGTCCGTCGGGACCTCGCTGATGCGGTGCTGCGCGTCGAGGATGGGCGGGCAGGCGTCGGTCGAGACCTCGGCGTCGTACCCCTGATACTCCATCGGAACGCCGAAGAAGCCGGCGTACCCGTGGGTCTCGTACTCGCCCTCGTCCTCGACGTGACGCCGGATCACCTCCGAGCGGGTGTCGATACAGAACACCAACTGCGCGTCGGGGCGGTCCGACGGGTCTCTCTCGCCCGACGAGTCGCCCCCGGCCGCCGACTCGCCCTCGGCCAGTGACTTGCTCTCGGCGGCGACGCGGTCGACGACCTCGGCGCGGTAGCTCGCCTCCCAGGCGCTCAGGAACGCCTCGGCGAGTTCGTCGGCCGGGTCGGTGCCGGCGCTCTCGGGGCCGGTGGACGGCTCGACGTCGACGCCGAACCCGTCGAGCAGCGCGAGGCGGACCGCGAGGTAGTCCGCGAGCGTGACCGGGTACGCCGACTGCCACGCCCCCTCGTCGTCCGCGCGCTGCTTGATGAACCCGGTCCACCCCGGGAGCGCGGCCAGCTGCTCCTCAAAGACGGGGACCCGCTGGCTCTCCGGGTACGGTTCCAGAACGGCCTCGATGGCTTCGGTCGGAGTCTCCGGGAGCGCCGCGAGGAGGCCCTCCTCCGGGACGTCGGCGTCGTGCGCGGCCATCTCGCGGAAGGCGGCGTAGAAGCCGTCGCCGCGGTTCGGCATCGGCCACGCGGCGCCGCCCTCGTCGAGGAACGCCGACAGCCACTTCGTCAGCACGTGGTCGACCCGCTCGGCATCGTCGTCCGGCGCCGGCGACTGGACCGACGTGTCCAGGCGTTCGAGCAGCGTCTCCGGGTCGGCGTCGTAGCCGCGGTCGGCGAGCTCCGACTCGAGCAGCTCGCGGTCGATCCGGCCGTCGTCGAGCGCCGCCCGGAAGATCTCCCGGCTCGGGTAGCCGCGTCCGCCGAACAGGTCGGCGGCCTGCGTCACCGCCTCGCCGAACGGCATTCCTTCGAACCCCGAGAGGGGGTTGGCCGTCACGAACGAGTGGATCGGCCAGACGGACCCGACCGTCGTCGCCGCGTCGTCGATGGCGTCGTGGATAGTGGATTCGGTACTCATTGGACTCCTCCGCTGTCGTACTCCTCGGCGTTCGTCAGCACGGTTCCGGACCGCGGGTGCCCCCAGTTCAGGAGCGCGACGTAGAGGCGGTGGCTGCGCTCGTGGGCGCCGGTCTCGATCGCGGCGTACGCGCCGAGGAAGGCGGCGGCCACGAGCCAATGGAGCGCGGTCAGCTCGGTCGGCGCCGCGACGACCGGGAGCCCGGTCAGGAGCGCCGAGACGCCCCGGTAGACGAGCGCGTACAGGGCGATGGCCGGCAGGAAGACCAGCGGGACCGCCCCGTAGCGGACCGACGCCGGTAACGACGCGTGCCGGACCGCGCCGCGCGCCGCGTGGAGCGTGGTGACCACCACGAACAGGACGAGCAGGAGGCCGCTGTCGACGCTCGTCCCCTTCCCCGTCAGCAGCGCGAACGCCGCGCCCCCGGCCAGTCCGGTCGCCAGCGTCACGGCGGCGTCGACGACGCCGGAGCCGCCCGTTCCGCGTCCAGTCTTCCCGCCCGGGGCCGTCCGTTCGACCTCCCCGCCCGCGCCGAGGAAGTGGTACGCCTTGTAGAAGCCGTGGAGGATCAGATGGGTGATCGCGGCCCCGAAGAAACCGAGCCCGGCCTGCATGATCATGAAGCCCATCTGTCCCACCGTCGAGCAGGCCAGCTTGCTCTTGACGTCCGGCCGGACGGACTTGAGGAGCTTTCCGAGCAGCGCGCTGGTCGCTCCGACCGCGACGATCGCGAGCATGAGGCCGCCGTCGACGGTGACGACCGGCGCGAAGCGCAACAGGAGGACGCCGCCCGCGTTGACGAACCCGGCGTGCATCAGCGCCGACGCCGGCGTGGGGGCGGTCATCGACGAGAGCAGCCAGCCGTGAAACGGAATCAGCGCGGACTGGATCATCGCGGCGAGGACGAGCGCGACGGCGGCGACGAGCCACAGCGGGCCGCCGAGCGCGTCGGCGGCCGCCGCGACGCCGGATATCGTCGTCGCGTCCGTCGCCCACCAGAGGGTCGTCAGCGCGACGCCGAGGAGCGCGGCGCTGGCGACGAAGTACCGCCGGGCGACCGCCGCGGCCGCCCGTGCCTGCTCCCACTCGTCGACGATACCGATCAGCCTCGCCATCACCAGCCCCATCGCCAGCCACAGCAGTCCGAACAGGGCGAGGTGATCGGCCGCGACGAGCGCCATCACGGTCACCTCGAAGCCGAACGCGGCGAGGAAGAACCGCGTCTCGTGGGCGCTCCCCGCCATGTAGCGGCGCGAGTAGCTGTGGACGACGCCGCCGAAGAAGGCGACGACAACCCACATGAGGACGGTGAGTCCGTCGACTGCGAGCACGCCGGGGACCTCCGGGGCGAAGCCGAATCGGACTCGGGCGACGAGGACCGCGAGGCTCGCGGCGAACAGCGACCACGCGAGCCGCGTGAGTGCGACGGGCGCGAACGGCGTCTCCGCCGTCGCGTCCGGGAGCGCTCCGACCGTCGTCTTCGAGGTGGATTCCGACATCGTTCTGTGCGTCCGACCGCCCGGCAGCCGAAGCGGGACCGGCGAACCGTTGTTGGTCGTCTCTACCCGTCTGAAGAACAGATTGCCTATTAAATCTACTTATCTTCACAATCCGTTCGATATAACCACATTATAGAACATTATAGTTACCCCCGCCGTCCGAGGAGAGGGGAGCAGACCGCCGATCCCTCGCGGCCGAGTCGCCGCCGGACCGCCGCACCGTTCCCGAAGCGTTCGAAATCCGCGTTCAGAAAACCATATCGCGATCCGAGTCGGAGTGTCCGCATGGAGGAACTCACGGGGACCGTCCTCGCCGGGGAGTCGTTCCGGCCCGTCCGCGGTCGCGTCGTCGTCGAGGACGGTCGGATCGAGGCCGTCGAGGAGACGGATACCGAGTCGACCGACATCGTTCTGCCGGCGTTCGTCAACGCCCACACGCACCTCGGGGACTCCGTCGCGAAGGAGGCGGCCGTCGGGCTGACGCTCGAGGAGGCGGTGGCCCCGCCGGAGAGCCTGAAACACCGGCGGTTGGCGGCCGCCGACCGGGCCGACCTGGTGTCGGCGATGCGACGGACGCTCCGGTTCATGCACCGGACCGGGACCGTCTCCTGTCTGGACTTCCGCGAGAACGGTGTCGCCGGGGCGCGGGCGCTCCGCGAGGCGGCGGCCCCGGTCGACGTCGACCCGTTCATATTCGGGAGCGACGACCCCGAGGTTCTCGACGTCGCCGACGGCTACGGGGCGTCCGGCGCGAACGACGACGAGTTCGCGGACGAGCGCGCAGCGTGCGAGGATCGCGGCGTCCCCTTCGCCATCCACGCCGGCGAACCGGACGCGACCGACATCCACCCGGCGCTCGACTTAGGGCCGGATCTGCTCGTCCACATGGTGCACGCCGGCCGGGAGCACCTCGAACGCGTCGCCGACGAGTCGGTCCCCGTCGCCGTCTGTCCGCGCGCGAACGAGGTCCTCGGCGTCGGCACGCCGCCGGTCCGGGAGCTGCTCGACCACGCGACGGTCGCGCTCGGCACGGACAACGTCATGCTGAACCCGCCGTCGATGTTCCGGGAGATGGCGTACACGGCGAAGCGGTTCGACGTGACGGCCAGCGAGGTGCTCCGCATGGCGACCGCCGCCGGGGCCGAGGTCGCCGGGCTCGACTGCGGCGTCGTCGAGCCCGGCCGCCGGGCGGCGCTCCTCGTCCTCGACGGCGACTCGGACAACCTGGCCGGTTCGGAGGACCCGGTGCGGGCGGTTGTCCGGCGCGCGACCGCGCTCGACGTCGAGCGAGTCGTCGTATAGGGGTCGAGTCGTCGTTTAGATGCCGGAGCCGGCGTCTATGGATCGGCCTCGGCGTCGAATTTACCGAACGGCGTCGTCTCGTGGCTCCGGACGAGCACCTCGTCCGCGACGGTGAGCCCCATGTCGAGGAGCTCCTGTGCCACGGGCGTGATGTCGTCGTCCGACTCGCCGACCGCCGTCACGAGGAGGTTCTGCTCGCCGGTGACCAGCTCCTGTACCGAGATGACGCCGTCGATCTCGAGGATCGCCGGGAGCATCTCGCCGCGCTCGGGGATCGACGCGGTGCAGTAGAGCAGCATCCGGAGCGGATACCCCGACTTCTGGTAGTCGACGTCGGCGCTGTACCCCTTGATTATCTCGTCCGACTCGAGGCGTTGGATGCGTTTGCGGACGGTGCTGTCCGACGTCCCGGTGCGCTCCGCGATGTCACCGGACGAGGCGTTTCGGGCGTCCTCCTGTAACGCGTACAGGATCGCCCTGTCCACGTCGTCGATCGCTTCGTCGGCCATACCGGGTCCTCCGTGGCATAGCCACTTTACTGTTTTATATTGGTTTTAAATAGAGTGCGTGGATTCCCGGCTCGGCCTCGAGTTCGACGCGGCCTACGTCGCGTCGAGCGGCGCCTCCCCCTGCGCCTCGACGACGACCACGGGGACCTCGGCGTCGTCGATCACGGTGTCCGTCGTGGAGCCGAACACGAACCGACCGACGGTGCCCGTGGTGGGCGCGCCGACGACCACGAGGTCGTAGTACGGGGACTGTTCGACGATCGCGCCCGCGGCGGTGCGGTCCTCGACGAGCCAGCGGTCCACACGGTCGAAGTCGCCGAGGCGGTCGCGGGCGGCCGAGAGGAGCCGGTCGCCGGCCGCGGCGTACTCGTCCGCGTCGGCGTCCTCGCGGTCGCCGACCGGCGTCGCGTCCCCGTCCACGAGCGCCTCGTCGGAGGGGACGACGTGGAACAGTTCGAGCCAGGCGCCGGTCGCGTCGGCGATCTCGCGGGCCACGTCGACGGTCGCTCCGGTGTGCGGGCCGGCCCCCACGGCCACGAGGATCGAGGACACGCGGTCCGGCCGCGCCGCGCGGTCGATTCCCTTCAGACGGGCGTGCGCCGCCGTCGTCGTCGACGCGACCGCCTCCCTGACGGCCGGCTCGACGACGGGCTCCCCGACCCCGTCGCCGACCGACGGCGCCTCGGCGCTCGCCTCGTTCGCGTCGCTCCCGTGCATACCCGCACGTCAGACGCGCGTCAGATAAATCCCGTTGGTCCGCGGCGGCTCACGCCCGAACCGAGCGCGCGGGCGTCAGTCGCGGAAGAACTCCTCGCGCTCGAACGGCTCCGCCTCGCCCTCGACGGCGACGACGTCGAGGGCGGTGACCGCGGCGCCGACGCCGAGTAGGCCGGCGAGGCTCGGCTCGGTACGTCCCTCGTCTCCCGATATCAGCTCCTTGATGTAGAGCCCGCCGGCGCCGTGGATCTCGACGGTCGCGTGCCGCGGGTCGTCGAGCTCGGCGGTCGCCTCGTACACGTCGCGCTCGCGGGTGAGGCTCGCGCGCCGGTGGTCCACTCGGTTCGGGGTGTACTGCTCGACGGTCGTCCCCTCAAGCTCGTCGACCGCCTCGGCGAGGGCGTCGGCGTCGACGTCGGCGTCGAAGGTCACCTCGGCGCGGTAGCGCTTCGTGGCCTCTAGCTCCTTCACGCGCTCGACCATGTCGTAGGTCGCGAGCCGGAGCCCCTCGACCTCGACGGCGCCGTCAGCGAAGGCGTTGATGTCCGACTCCAGTCGCTCGACGTCGACCCGGCGACGGCGCGGCTCCTCGACCTCGATCACGAACGGGCGGCCGGTGCCGAGCATGAGCGCGTCGACGTCCTCGCGGCCCGCGCCGTGGAACGTCGCCTCCGTGCCGTCCATCACGTCCTCGACGATCGGCGCGGTGTACTCCTCGACGCTGTCGTCGTAGAGGTAGCCGGAGCCGCCGCAGTGGTCGCAGGGGTCCGCGCCCTGTCGGCCCGAGCCCTTGCACTCGCGGCAGGGCCACTCGGTCTGCGGGATGTCGCGCTCCAGTTTTCTGTATCGCCCGTAGACGAACGTCGAGTTCACCTTCGCGTCGATCTCGTCCTCGGCGAGGTCGATCGTGAACTGCACGTCCGGGCGGTCGAAGGAGACCTCCGCCCCGGTGAGCCGGCCGAACCGCTTGCCGACCTCGCGGTTGAACTCGGACTTGAACGGCTCGCCGGCGTCCTCGTCGAGGCCGGCGTCCGTGCGGAGCAGCGCCTCGTTCTCCTC comes from the Halorubrum depositum genome and includes:
- a CDS encoding proton-conducting transporter transmembrane domain-containing protein, with the protein product MSESTSKTTVGALPDATAETPFAPVALTRLAWSLFAASLAVLVARVRFGFAPEVPGVLAVDGLTVLMWVVVAFFGGVVHSYSRRYMAGSAHETRFFLAAFGFEVTVMALVAADHLALFGLLWLAMGLVMARLIGIVDEWEQARAAAAVARRYFVASAALLGVALTTLWWATDATTISGVAAAADALGGPLWLVAAVALVLAAMIQSALIPFHGWLLSSMTAPTPASALMHAGFVNAGGVLLLRFAPVVTVDGGLMLAIVAVGATSALLGKLLKSVRPDVKSKLACSTVGQMGFMIMQAGLGFFGAAITHLILHGFYKAYHFLGAGGEVERTAPGGKTGRGTGGSGVVDAAVTLATGLAGGAAFALLTGKGTSVDSGLLLVLFVVVTTLHAARGAVRHASLPASVRYGAVPLVFLPAIALYALVYRGVSALLTGLPVVAAPTELTALHWLVAAAFLGAYAAIETGAHERSHRLYVALLNWGHPRSGTVLTNAEEYDSGGVQ
- a CDS encoding tRNA pseudouridine(54/55) synthase Pus10 — translated: MDVLEVAARATETGPVCDACLGRLVADRSFGLSNAERGSALRVSLALRDDEDHEPVETADCWVCEGRCAEFDAWAERAAEAVEGIEFATYNVGTRPPPLIEENEALLRTDAGLDEDAGEPFKSEFNREVGKRFGRLTGAEVSFDRPDVQFTIDLAEDEIDAKVNSTFVYGRYRKLERDIPQTEWPCRECKGSGRQGADPCDHCGGSGYLYDDSVEEYTAPIVEDVMDGTEATFHGAGREDVDALMLGTGRPFVIEVEEPRRRRVDVERLESDINAFADGAVEVEGLRLATYDMVERVKELEATKRYRAEVTFDADVDADALAEAVDELEGTTVEQYTPNRVDHRRASLTRERDVYEATAELDDPRHATVEIHGAGGLYIKELISGDEGRTEPSLAGLLGVGAAVTALDVVAVEGEAEPFEREEFFRD
- a CDS encoding Lrp/AsnC family transcriptional regulator, whose amino-acid sequence is MADEAIDDVDRAILYALQEDARNASSGDIAERTGTSDSTVRKRIQRLESDEIIKGYSADVDYQKSGYPLRMLLYCTASIPERGEMLPAILEIDGVISVQELVTGEQNLLVTAVGESDDDITPVAQELLDMGLTVADEVLVRSHETTPFGKFDAEADP
- a CDS encoding amidohydrolase family protein; this translates as MEELTGTVLAGESFRPVRGRVVVEDGRIEAVEETDTESTDIVLPAFVNAHTHLGDSVAKEAAVGLTLEEAVAPPESLKHRRLAAADRADLVSAMRRTLRFMHRTGTVSCLDFRENGVAGARALREAAAPVDVDPFIFGSDDPEVLDVADGYGASGANDDEFADERAACEDRGVPFAIHAGEPDATDIHPALDLGPDLLVHMVHAGREHLERVADESVPVAVCPRANEVLGVGTPPVRELLDHATVALGTDNVMLNPPSMFREMAYTAKRFDVTASEVLRMATAAGAEVAGLDCGVVEPGRRAALLVLDGDSDNLAGSEDPVRAVVRRATALDVERVVV
- a CDS encoding universal stress protein, with the translated sequence MHGSDANEASAEAPSVGDGVGEPVVEPAVREAVASTTTAAHARLKGIDRAARPDRVSSILVAVGAGPHTGATVDVAREIADATGAWLELFHVVPSDEALVDGDATPVGDREDADADEYAAAGDRLLSAARDRLGDFDRVDRWLVEDRTAAGAIVEQSPYYDLVVVGAPTTGTVGRFVFGSTTDTVIDDAEVPVVVVEAQGEAPLDAT